A part of Herpetosiphon gulosus genomic DNA contains:
- a CDS encoding GNAT family N-acetyltransferase — protein sequence MTEQQAAIQLSNPPQIDGFQVRFFRDDADFGAMAEIFTAASKALAERNITTAEDIQRQYRNTPNTDLHKDLVIIEVDHQPIGYAFSRWYDETAGNRILRAIAHIRPEWLNRGIGHAILSYQEQRLREIHAANPTSNTPFFQTYGFDRNPYSAKLYQEFGYEVARRGFSMKRDLSQPIGSQELPAGIETRPSPPEVYRQIWAADAEAFRDHWGYSEPTEADFQRWVQSPFFQPELWQVAWEGDQVVGMVLNYIDHNENSEYNLKRGYTEGISVRRPWRKQGVASGLINRSLAMFREMGMTEAALGVDSENPTGALRVYQQCGFEVEYASTTYRKPLE from the coding sequence ATGACTGAGCAACAAGCAGCAATTCAGCTGAGTAATCCACCGCAAATCGACGGATTTCAAGTACGCTTTTTTCGCGACGACGCGGACTTTGGCGCAATGGCTGAAATTTTTACCGCCGCCTCGAAAGCCTTGGCCGAACGCAATATCACAACGGCTGAGGATATTCAACGCCAATATCGCAACACCCCTAACACCGATCTGCATAAAGATCTGGTGATTATCGAAGTTGATCATCAGCCAATTGGCTATGCATTTAGTCGTTGGTACGATGAAACTGCTGGCAATCGGATTTTACGAGCGATTGCCCATATTCGGCCAGAATGGCTCAATCGCGGGATTGGCCATGCAATTTTGTCCTATCAAGAGCAACGATTACGCGAAATTCATGCCGCAAATCCTACTAGCAACACGCCCTTCTTCCAAACCTATGGCTTTGATCGCAACCCCTACAGCGCTAAGCTTTATCAAGAATTCGGTTATGAGGTGGCACGGCGTGGTTTCAGCATGAAACGCGATTTGAGCCAACCGATCGGCAGCCAAGAACTACCCGCAGGGATCGAAACCCGCCCAAGTCCACCCGAAGTCTATCGCCAAATTTGGGCCGCCGATGCCGAAGCCTTCCGTGATCACTGGGGCTATTCCGAGCCAACCGAAGCCGATTTTCAACGCTGGGTTCAATCGCCATTCTTTCAGCCGGAGCTTTGGCAAGTGGCATGGGAGGGCGATCAAGTAGTAGGCATGGTGCTCAACTATATAGATCATAACGAAAATAGCGAGTACAACCTTAAGCGTGGCTATACCGAAGGCATCAGCGTGCGACGGCCATGGCGCAAACAAGGGGTTGCTTCTGGCTTAATCAACCGTAGTTTAGCGATGTTCCGCGAGATGGGCATGACCGAGGCGGCCTTAGGGGTCGATAGCGAGAACCCAACTGGAGCACTGCGCGTGTATCAACAATGTGGTTTTGAAGTTGAGTACGCTTCAACAACGTATCGTAAGCCGTTGGAATAG
- a CDS encoding glycerol-3-phosphate acyltransferase: MLIGLFGLLGYLIGGIPFAVPVVRLLSGQDVRSTGSGNVGARNSLRVAGAWAGVLVLVLDALKALIPMLFADSILADQWPVALVGITAVLGHCYSPYLLVRSLKTPWQHWRHWLLIVGGQGLATGLGVISVLAPILALPLLALGAFFALGLKRSSWAALIMIGTAPLAAYFLGYASFVWISIGACAIIILSKLWQDYPFKD, from the coding sequence ATGCTGATCGGATTATTTGGGTTATTGGGATATTTAATTGGTGGAATTCCCTTCGCTGTGCCGGTTGTGCGGCTGTTAAGTGGCCAAGATGTGCGTTCAACTGGCTCGGGCAATGTGGGAGCACGCAATTCGTTGCGGGTGGCGGGTGCTTGGGCTGGGGTATTGGTGCTGGTGCTCGATGCGCTCAAGGCGCTCATACCCATGTTGTTTGCCGATTCAATCTTGGCAGACCAATGGCCAGTGGCGCTGGTTGGGATTACGGCAGTTTTGGGCCATTGCTACTCGCCCTATTTGCTAGTACGCAGTTTGAAAACACCTTGGCAACATTGGCGACACTGGCTATTAATTGTTGGTGGTCAGGGTTTAGCGACTGGTTTAGGCGTAATTAGCGTGCTTGCGCCAATTTTGGCCTTGCCCCTGTTAGCTTTAGGCGCTTTTTTTGCGCTTGGCTTAAAACGCAGTAGTTGGGCCGCACTCATAATGATCGGGACTGCGCCGCTTGCGGCATACTTTTTGGGCTATGCTAGTTTTGTGTGGATCAGCATTGGAGCTTGTGCAATCATCATTTTGAGCAAGCTCTGGCAGGATTATCCATTTAAAGATTAA
- a CDS encoding diacylglycerol kinase family protein has translation MSKLRLAVILNPHSNRQRAAHQAPHIMAMLSHFGLEATLFQTTHIGHATRLAQQCVADDNWDGIIAAGGDGTINEIVNGMAGSQLPLSFIPLGTGNDFVKMLKVPANNIVEAIRSIATNRLRHIDLGMINQHWFINGVGIGLDANVAIEAQKLKRVKGGLVYIIAVLKSILSYEARDLLIETDDLTLQKRINMATVGNGGYHGGGFWITPESQIDDGVLDVCLTGDQSRWSMVRDSSRVRQGSHTALPSVTMLKTRTFKLYSERGVPVHVDGEVFSASLHEINITIQPAALTIRV, from the coding sequence ATGTCAAAACTGCGGCTAGCAGTCATTTTGAATCCCCATTCCAATCGCCAACGCGCAGCCCACCAAGCCCCGCACATTATGGCCATGCTCAGCCATTTTGGGCTTGAAGCCACGTTATTCCAAACTACTCACATCGGCCATGCCACACGCTTAGCCCAACAGTGTGTCGCTGATGACAATTGGGATGGAATTATCGCGGCGGGTGGCGATGGTACGATTAATGAAATTGTGAATGGCATGGCTGGTTCGCAATTGCCATTGAGTTTTATTCCACTGGGCACGGGCAACGATTTTGTCAAAATGCTCAAAGTGCCAGCTAATAATATTGTCGAAGCCATTCGATCAATTGCGACCAATCGCTTGCGCCACATCGACCTTGGCATGATCAATCAGCACTGGTTTATCAATGGTGTTGGAATTGGTTTGGATGCGAATGTGGCGATTGAGGCCCAAAAACTCAAACGAGTCAAAGGCGGTTTGGTCTATATCATCGCGGTGCTCAAATCAATTTTAAGCTATGAAGCCCGCGATTTGCTGATTGAAACTGATGATCTGACCTTGCAAAAACGCATCAATATGGCGACGGTTGGCAATGGTGGCTACCACGGCGGCGGCTTTTGGATTACACCTGAGTCGCAAATTGACGATGGAGTGCTTGATGTTTGCCTGACTGGCGATCAATCGCGCTGGTCGATGGTACGTGATTCGAGCCGCGTGCGCCAAGGAAGCCATACCGCACTACCAAGTGTGACAATGCTCAAAACCCGTACCTTTAAGTTGTATAGTGAACGCGGCGTGCCAGTTCATGTTGATGGCGAGGTTTTTAGTGCGAGCTTGCACGAGATTAATATTACTATTCAGCCAGCCGCATTAACCATTCGGGTGTAG
- the cobA gene encoding uroporphyrinogen-III C-methyltransferase: MTREGFVALVGAGPGSADLITVKGLRRLQSADVVVFDALVLPELLAEARSDAELIPAGKRGGQHSASQDWINATLIEHAQQGKLVVRLKGGDPFVFGRGGEEAAALSAAGIAWEVVPGISSAIAAPAYAGIPVTHRDVASSVVFVTGHEDPTKPTSRINWQALAQGVDTLVFLMGITRINHTVASLIANGRPADTPTAVIRWGTTAEQKTVVAPLDQIEAAVKAAGIGAPAILIVGEVVALREQLNWFESTVLEMPEVVRAFA; encoded by the coding sequence ATGACACGCGAAGGATTTGTTGCATTAGTCGGGGCTGGTCCAGGCTCCGCCGATTTAATTACCGTCAAAGGGTTACGCCGTTTGCAAAGTGCCGATGTTGTGGTATTCGATGCCTTGGTGTTGCCCGAATTATTGGCCGAAGCTCGTAGCGATGCCGAATTGATTCCGGCTGGCAAGCGCGGCGGTCAACATTCCGCCAGCCAAGATTGGATCAATGCAACCTTGATTGAGCACGCTCAACAAGGTAAATTGGTGGTTCGACTCAAAGGCGGTGATCCATTTGTGTTTGGGCGTGGTGGTGAGGAAGCTGCTGCTTTGAGCGCTGCCGGAATTGCATGGGAAGTTGTGCCAGGCATTTCTTCGGCAATTGCTGCTCCAGCCTATGCCGGAATTCCGGTGACTCATCGTGATGTGGCTTCATCGGTGGTCTTTGTGACAGGCCATGAAGATCCAACCAAGCCAACCAGTCGGATCAATTGGCAAGCCTTGGCCCAAGGTGTTGATACCCTGGTTTTTTTGATGGGGATCACACGAATCAACCACACGGTGGCCAGTTTGATCGCCAATGGTCGCCCAGCCGATACGCCAACTGCGGTGATTCGCTGGGGCACGACTGCTGAGCAAAAAACGGTAGTCGCACCACTTGATCAAATTGAGGCAGCGGTTAAAGCGGCGGGCATCGGCGCACCAGCGATTTTAATTGTGGGCGAAGTTGTGGCGCTGCGCGAACAACTCAATTGGTTTGAATCGACCGTGCTCGAAATGCCCGAAGTTGTCCGAGCATTTGCCTAA
- a CDS encoding bifunctional precorrin-2 dehydrogenase/sirohydrochlorin ferrochelatase — MYPIVLTNLAQQRCVVIGGGAVAERKVAGLIAGGAKPIVISPQLTPQLQHWQASSQIQHIAREYQFGDCEQAFLVVAATNQRLVNQQIAQECHNHSILLNIADAAEEGNFITTANHRQGSLLFSVSSSGASPALSRYLRQQLSTYFDQRYATLAQIVAGQRTELAALSTAEREQYFDQLLIELAQQPTTLNHLPTEDL, encoded by the coding sequence ATGTACCCAATAGTCTTGACCAATTTAGCCCAACAGCGTTGTGTGGTAATTGGTGGCGGTGCGGTTGCCGAGCGCAAAGTTGCTGGATTAATCGCAGGTGGCGCAAAACCAATTGTGATCAGCCCCCAACTAACGCCACAACTACAACACTGGCAAGCCAGCAGTCAGATTCAGCACATTGCTCGTGAATATCAATTTGGTGATTGTGAACAGGCTTTTTTGGTTGTTGCCGCAACTAATCAACGCTTGGTCAATCAGCAAATTGCCCAGGAATGCCACAACCATTCAATCCTCCTCAATATCGCCGATGCTGCTGAAGAGGGGAATTTCATCACAACCGCTAATCATCGTCAAGGCTCGTTGTTGTTTAGCGTCAGTAGCAGCGGGGCTAGCCCAGCCTTAAGTCGCTATCTACGCCAACAACTCAGCACTTATTTTGATCAACGTTATGCCACGCTGGCTCAAATTGTCGCAGGCCAACGCACCGAACTTGCGGCACTAAGTACAGCAGAACGTGAGCAGTATTTTGATCAATTGCTGATTGAATTAGCCCAACAGCCGACGACGCTCAATCACTTGCCAACGGAGGATCTATGA